The proteins below are encoded in one region of Tachypleus tridentatus isolate NWPU-2018 chromosome 4, ASM421037v1, whole genome shotgun sequence:
- the LOC143249038 gene encoding cytosolic endo-beta-N-acetylglucosaminidase-like: MIKLCKWTATASCGDTDTSVEDNVSKVFYLSSSSQCVLIMECAPIKTLSEVLKWKESPQLLSSKSVTLRKRVKYQTSCIPRTLVCHDMQGGYLDDS, translated from the exons atgattaAACTTTGcaaatggacagcaactgccagTTGTGGAGACacagacacaagtgtagaggacaacgtttcaaaagtcttctatctttcgtcttcaagtcagtgtgtgt TGATCATGGAATGTGCCCCAATTAAAACACTTAGTGAAGTATTGAAATGGAAGGAATCACCACAGTTATTGTCTTCAAAGTCAGTAACGTTAAGAAAGAGGGTAAAATATCAAACTTCATGTATTCCTCGTACTCTTGTGTGTCATGATATGCAAGGTGGTTATTTGGATGACAG TTAA